In Nitrospiraceae bacterium, the following are encoded in one genomic region:
- a CDS encoding NADH-quinone oxidoreductase subunit M gives MSSFPWLTFVIFLPLVGAALCFAVKEQSARWVALGVTVADFLLSLPLWWLFDSSNGQMQFVERATWIVSPPIYYSLGLDGISLPLVIMTTFLMPLCVTVSWTAVDKRVQTFMAMLLVMETAMLGVFAALDFVLFYVFWEAMLIPMYLLIGVWGGPNRLYAAIKFFLYTLAGSVLLLVAILVLYFQGGQTFDILALAKATYSPTLQMWLFLAFFAAFAVKVPMFPFHTWLPDAHVEAPTAGSVILASVLLKMGTYGFLRFSLPMLPDASVAFTKPMIALSVIAIIYGAYMALAQSDIKKLIAYSSVSHMGFVTLGIFVLNVQGIEGAIMQMVNHGITTGGLFLCVGIIYERTHSRQIADNTGLAGPMPRYATFLMIFALSSLGLPGTNSFVGEFLVLAGTFLWSKVATALAALGVILAAAYILWLMQRVAFGKPAEAHRSHLLDLNPREYATLIPLLVLVFAIGIFPNPLLTRMHASVAYLLETPAAKASATTHDKKPAAQAAAHPDQAPAPLMAERSNP, from the coding sequence GTGAGTTCGTTTCCCTGGCTGACATTCGTGATCTTTCTCCCGCTCGTCGGAGCGGCCCTCTGCTTCGCGGTGAAGGAGCAGTCCGCCCGCTGGGTGGCGTTGGGAGTCACGGTCGCTGATTTCTTGCTCTCATTGCCGCTTTGGTGGCTGTTTGATTCGAGCAACGGGCAGATGCAGTTCGTAGAGCGCGCGACCTGGATCGTTTCTCCGCCGATTTACTACAGCCTCGGCTTAGACGGAATCAGCCTCCCGTTGGTCATCATGACCACGTTCCTGATGCCGCTCTGCGTCACCGTCTCCTGGACCGCCGTCGACAAACGAGTGCAGACCTTCATGGCGATGTTGTTGGTCATGGAAACGGCCATGTTGGGTGTCTTTGCCGCCTTGGATTTCGTCCTGTTTTACGTGTTCTGGGAAGCAATGCTGATCCCGATGTACTTGCTCATCGGGGTGTGGGGCGGACCCAACCGGCTGTATGCAGCCATCAAGTTCTTCCTCTATACCCTGGCCGGCAGCGTGCTGCTGCTGGTCGCGATCCTCGTCCTGTACTTCCAGGGCGGACAGACGTTCGACATCCTGGCGCTCGCCAAGGCGACCTACAGCCCCACGCTTCAGATGTGGCTGTTCCTGGCGTTCTTCGCGGCCTTCGCCGTCAAGGTCCCGATGTTCCCATTCCACACCTGGTTACCGGACGCTCACGTGGAAGCCCCGACGGCAGGCAGCGTCATCCTGGCCAGCGTCTTGTTGAAAATGGGGACCTACGGCTTTCTGAGATTTTCCCTGCCGATGCTTCCCGACGCGTCGGTCGCCTTTACCAAACCCATGATCGCGCTGTCCGTGATTGCGATCATCTATGGGGCCTATATGGCCCTGGCGCAGTCCGACATCAAGAAACTGATCGCCTATTCGAGCGTCAGCCATATGGGATTCGTGACGCTGGGAATCTTCGTGCTCAATGTCCAGGGCATCGAAGGGGCCATCATGCAGATGGTCAACCACGGAATCACGACGGGAGGCCTGTTCCTCTGCGTCGGCATCATCTACGAACGGACACATAGCCGGCAGATCGCCGACAACACGGGCCTGGCCGGTCCCATGCCCCGCTACGCCACATTCTTGATGATCTTTGCCCTGTCCTCATTGGGTCTGCCCGGCACCAACAGCTTCGTCGGAGAATTTCTCGTTCTGGCCGGAACGTTCCTGTGGAGCAAGGTCGCAACGGCCTTGGCGGCGCTCGGCGTGATTTTGGCCGCGGCCTATATCCTTTGGCTCATGCAACGGGTGGCCTTCGGCAAGCCGGCCGAGGCACATCGGTCTCACTTGCTCGATCTCAATCCTCGCGAATACGCGACCCTCATTCCCTTGTTGGTGCTCGTCTTCGCGATCGGCATATTCCCGAATCCGTTGTTGACCCGCATGCATGCCAGCGTGGCATATCTTCTTGAAACACCCGCGGCAAAGGCATCGGCCACGACGCACGACAAGAAGCCGGCGGCACAGGCCGCAGCGCATCCTGACCAAGCCCCTGCACCGTTGATGGCGGAGCGCTCAAACCCATGA
- the nuoL gene encoding NADH-quinone oxidoreductase subunit L has protein sequence MIYSLIPFLPLLAFLIVGIGEQWIKDRAHLIAVPAVIGSFVLSLMALTEVASGQPISIVLYTWLTSGQLDIHIGISIDRLTAVMLVLVTTVSSLVHIYTIGYMHGEPGYARFFSYIALFTFSMLMLVLSDNLLQLFVFWEAVGLCSYLLISHWYERPSACNAATKAFIVNRVGDFGFILGLFMVWYYFGSLDFALIFPKVADVAQETMNVLGPFGGTWNVSVMTLLCLLLFTGAVGKSAQVPLHVWLPDAMEGPTPISALIHAATMVTAGVFMVARLAPLYNASPTAMTVVALVGGITMMMGATIALTQTDIKRVVAYSTMSQLGYMVMACGLGAYTAGMYHLLTHGAFKALLFLGCGSVIVALHHEQDMRRMGGLKNKLPITYWTFVIGSLALAGFPLTAGFFSKDDLLVSAWSSGPLGQVLTICGLITAGLTAFYSFRLVFVTFWGPSRIDPHHAGHIHEPSATITTPLLVLAVLSILSGYIGIPGFLEPVFHGEGSGGHHEGGSAYVIMTAATLVGLLGIGAAYYVYVLNPGLPDRLAQRWRAAYELSLNKWYVDEAYDRSFVQPTMSAAHGLWRHVDVKVIDGAVNGIARAIAWGGWFMRLTQSGETQHYAMGMALGAVVILTVYLLL, from the coding sequence ATGATTTATTCCCTCATCCCATTTCTCCCGCTTCTGGCATTCCTGATCGTCGGCATCGGCGAACAGTGGATCAAGGATCGGGCACACCTCATCGCGGTCCCGGCCGTGATCGGTTCCTTCGTGTTGTCGCTCATGGCCCTCACGGAAGTGGCCTCGGGCCAGCCCATCTCCATCGTGCTCTATACGTGGCTGACCTCGGGACAGCTCGACATCCACATCGGCATCTCCATCGATCGTCTGACCGCGGTCATGCTGGTGCTGGTAACGACCGTCAGTTCCCTGGTTCACATCTATACGATCGGCTACATGCATGGGGAACCCGGCTACGCGCGGTTCTTCTCCTATATCGCCCTGTTCACCTTCTCCATGCTCATGCTCGTCCTCTCGGACAACCTCCTGCAGCTTTTCGTCTTCTGGGAGGCGGTCGGCCTGTGCTCCTATCTGCTGATCAGCCACTGGTATGAACGGCCCAGCGCCTGCAACGCGGCGACGAAAGCCTTCATCGTCAACCGAGTCGGCGACTTCGGCTTCATCCTCGGCCTGTTCATGGTCTGGTACTACTTCGGTTCGCTCGACTTCGCGCTGATCTTCCCGAAAGTCGCAGACGTAGCCCAGGAAACGATGAACGTGCTCGGCCCATTCGGCGGGACCTGGAATGTCTCCGTGATGACGCTGCTGTGCCTGCTCCTGTTCACCGGCGCCGTCGGAAAATCGGCGCAGGTGCCGTTGCATGTCTGGCTGCCCGACGCGATGGAAGGTCCGACCCCGATTTCCGCCCTCATCCATGCGGCCACGATGGTCACGGCCGGCGTTTTCATGGTTGCGCGGCTGGCTCCTCTTTATAACGCCAGTCCCACAGCCATGACGGTGGTCGCGCTGGTCGGTGGCATCACCATGATGATGGGCGCCACGATCGCCTTGACCCAAACGGACATTAAACGAGTCGTCGCCTACTCCACCATGAGCCAGCTGGGCTACATGGTCATGGCCTGCGGCCTCGGGGCCTATACGGCCGGCATGTACCATCTGTTGACCCACGGCGCCTTCAAAGCCCTGCTCTTCCTCGGTTGCGGCTCCGTGATCGTGGCCCTTCACCACGAACAGGATATGCGCCGGATGGGTGGACTCAAAAACAAGCTGCCGATCACCTATTGGACCTTCGTCATCGGCTCTCTGGCCCTGGCAGGCTTTCCGCTGACGGCGGGCTTCTTCAGCAAAGACGACCTCCTCGTGTCCGCCTGGTCCTCGGGTCCGCTTGGACAGGTGCTCACGATCTGCGGCCTGATCACCGCGGGTCTCACAGCCTTCTATAGCTTCCGGCTGGTGTTCGTGACTTTTTGGGGCCCTTCCCGCATCGACCCGCACCATGCGGGACACATTCACGAGCCATCCGCCACGATCACGACGCCGCTGCTCGTGCTGGCAGTGCTCAGCATTCTTTCCGGGTACATCGGCATCCCCGGTTTCCTCGAACCGGTGTTCCACGGCGAAGGGAGCGGAGGACACCACGAAGGGGGCTCCGCCTATGTCATCATGACCGCCGCAACCCTTGTGGGGCTGTTGGGCATCGGAGCCGCCTACTATGTGTACGTCTTGAACCCAGGGTTGCCCGACCGGTTGGCCCAACGGTGGCGAGCGGCCTACGAGTTGTCGCTGAACAAATGGTACGTGGACGAGGCCTACGATCGTTCGTTTGTCCAGCCCACAATGTCTGCAGCACACGGCCTCTGGAGACATGTCGACGTGAAGGTCATCGATGGCGCCGTCAATGGGATCGCACGGGCGATTGCCTGGGGCGGTTGGTTCATGCGGCTGACCCAGAGCGGTGAAACTCAGCACTATGCCATGGGCATGGCCTTGGGCGCGGTGGTCATCTTAACCGTATATCTGCTGCTGTGA
- the nuoK gene encoding NADH-quinone oxidoreductase subunit NuoK produces the protein MSVPLSYYLILSGFVFLTGVVGVLIRRNIIIILLSVELMLNATNINFVAFSEYYHHVAGQVFVFFALTVAAAEVAVGLAIIIALHRSRSTINVDEFSLLKW, from the coding sequence ATGAGCGTTCCCTTGTCCTACTATTTGATCCTGAGCGGGTTTGTATTTCTCACCGGCGTGGTGGGGGTACTGATCCGCCGCAACATCATCATTATTTTGCTGTCGGTCGAGCTGATGCTGAATGCCACCAACATCAACTTCGTGGCCTTCTCCGAGTATTACCACCACGTCGCGGGTCAGGTGTTCGTGTTCTTTGCGCTGACGGTGGCGGCGGCGGAGGTCGCGGTGGGGTTGGCCATTATCATCGCGCTCCATCGATCGAGGTCCACGATCAACGTGGACGAGTTCAGTCTGTTGAAATGGTAG
- a CDS encoding NADH-quinone oxidoreductase subunit J — protein sequence MATSVLVVALRNPVYSALSLLIMFFHVAGLYVTLHAEFLAAVQVIVYAGAILVLYLFVVMLLNVKREERYHSQLPVAGLLGVTLVTEMILLAIRQHTVEAPSAATADAAAATGNTELLGEVLYSIYLFPFEVASLILLVAMIGAIILAKKDILEEQN from the coding sequence ATGGCCACGTCCGTCCTGGTCGTGGCCCTGCGCAATCCGGTCTACAGCGCCCTTTCCCTGCTCATCATGTTCTTTCACGTCGCCGGCCTCTACGTGACCTTGCACGCCGAGTTCCTGGCGGCAGTCCAAGTCATCGTCTATGCGGGCGCCATTCTGGTGCTGTATTTGTTCGTGGTCATGTTGCTCAATGTGAAGCGCGAAGAGCGCTATCATTCCCAGCTGCCCGTGGCCGGATTGCTCGGCGTCACCCTCGTGACCGAGATGATTCTCCTCGCCATTCGGCAGCACACGGTTGAAGCCCCGTCCGCAGCAACCGCCGATGCCGCGGCCGCTACGGGCAACACCGAGCTCTTGGGCGAAGTGCTCTACTCGATCTATCTGTTTCCGTTCGAGGTGGCCTCGCTGATCCTCCTGGTGGCGATGATCGGCGCGATCATTCTCGCAAAGAAGGACATTCTAGAGGAGCAGAATTAG
- the nuoI gene encoding NADH-quinone oxidoreductase subunit NuoI, with translation MSTAVATPAKRKMSFSEWLKTLTFYELLVGMKATLKHLLNYKPITLQYPHEKRTLPDNYRGMLALLRYDDGTEKCVGCDLCEAACPSRVIRVFSAEVPGEPTKRYSKEYYMDMTRCLFCGLCVDACPVDALAMTREFEWSVYDKRQLHLNKQQLLAIGDRSFPVREKRLELQHPNVAFFNVTFKHLPQKES, from the coding sequence ATGAGCACGGCCGTCGCCACACCAGCCAAGCGGAAAATGTCGTTCAGCGAGTGGCTGAAGACGCTGACCTTCTACGAGCTCCTCGTGGGCATGAAGGCCACGCTGAAACACTTGCTTAACTACAAGCCGATCACGCTGCAGTATCCGCATGAAAAGCGCACGCTGCCCGACAATTACCGCGGCATGCTCGCCTTGCTGCGCTACGACGACGGTACGGAAAAGTGCGTCGGCTGCGACCTGTGCGAAGCCGCCTGCCCGTCCCGCGTGATTCGAGTATTCAGCGCCGAAGTTCCGGGAGAACCCACCAAGCGGTACTCCAAAGAATATTACATGGACATGACCCGCTGTCTGTTCTGCGGGCTCTGCGTGGACGCCTGCCCCGTCGATGCCCTTGCCATGACTCGAGAGTTCGAGTGGTCCGTGTACGACAAGCGCCAGCTCCATCTCAACAAGCAGCAGCTGCTCGCCATCGGCGACCGGTCGTTTCCCGTCCGGGAAAAGCGGCTTGAGCTCCAACACCCGAACGTGGCCTTTTTCAACGTCACGTTCAAGCATCTCCCGCAAAAGGAGAGCTAG
- the nuoH gene encoding NADH-quinone oxidoreductase subunit NuoH, whose translation MEIGLRLAVSLAQIAAVMGVVMLTVMLLTLAERKVLGWMQDRMGPMEVGPYGVLQPIADGLKLFFKEDIVPAGANKFLFTLAPILALVPAMIGFAVIPFGPSETIELFGMQIKPFVISDINIGILYILAFASIGAYGIILGGWASNSKYSLLGGLRSAAQVISYELCVGLAIVGVLLLSGSLSLVKITEAQAGGFWNWYALALPFPQIFAFVVYVISSVAETNRVPFDLPEAESELVAGFFTEYSGMRFAFFFIAEYANMILVSCVAAALFLGGWNAPYPGTLLGMVGLGSVAWVENVFWFAAKVYFFLFLFFWLRATLPRLRYDQLMRFGWKVMLPIALGNIVLTSIAAYLFPR comes from the coding sequence ATGGAAATCGGATTGCGACTGGCCGTCTCACTGGCTCAAATCGCTGCGGTCATGGGCGTGGTGATGTTGACCGTCATGCTCCTGACCCTAGCCGAACGGAAAGTGCTCGGCTGGATGCAAGATCGCATGGGCCCGATGGAAGTCGGCCCCTACGGGGTGCTGCAGCCGATCGCCGACGGCCTGAAGCTCTTCTTCAAAGAAGACATCGTTCCTGCCGGCGCCAATAAATTCCTGTTCACGCTGGCGCCGATCCTGGCGCTCGTCCCGGCCATGATCGGATTCGCGGTCATCCCCTTCGGACCGAGCGAAACGATCGAACTGTTCGGGATGCAGATCAAGCCCTTCGTGATCAGCGATATCAACATCGGCATCCTCTATATCCTGGCGTTCGCCTCGATCGGCGCCTACGGCATCATCTTGGGCGGTTGGGCTTCCAACAGCAAATACTCGCTGCTCGGTGGCCTGAGATCGGCGGCCCAGGTCATCAGCTACGAACTGTGCGTGGGATTGGCCATCGTCGGCGTCCTACTCCTGTCCGGCTCGCTGAGCCTGGTGAAAATCACGGAGGCGCAAGCCGGAGGATTTTGGAACTGGTACGCGCTGGCCTTGCCGTTCCCGCAAATTTTCGCCTTCGTCGTCTATGTGATTTCGTCCGTCGCGGAAACGAATCGCGTGCCTTTCGACTTGCCGGAAGCGGAAAGCGAACTGGTGGCCGGCTTCTTTACCGAGTACAGCGGCATGCGCTTCGCATTCTTCTTCATCGCGGAATACGCGAACATGATCCTGGTCTCCTGCGTCGCCGCGGCGCTGTTTCTTGGGGGCTGGAACGCGCCCTACCCCGGGACGTTGCTGGGTATGGTCGGTTTGGGGAGTGTGGCCTGGGTCGAGAACGTCTTCTGGTTCGCCGCCAAGGTCTACTTCTTCCTATTCTTGTTCTTCTGGCTGCGTGCCACGCTGCCCCGGTTGCGGTACGACCAATTGATGCGGTTCGGATGGAAAGTGATGCTCCCGATCGCGTTGGGCAACATCGTGTTGACCTCGATCGCCGCCTATCTCTTTCCGCGGTAA
- the nuoG gene encoding NADH-quinone oxidoreductase subunit NuoG — protein sequence MPDSTQNVRLTIDGVPVTVPKGTLVIEAARRVGVMIPHFCYHPKLKPDANCRMCLVEVEKMPKLQTACSTPVAEGMAVRTATTVVNDAHKSVLEFILANHPLDCPVCDQGGRCDLQDFSHEYTPTTSRFIETKRIFQKEYFSPLIETQMNRCVQCLRCVRYCDEVMDVKALAPVGRGTMTEIKHFGPHELDCEFCGGCVQICPVGAITSRLSMYEFRPWMLKRADTICTFCGDGCRITVQTKNNQLIEVNSSHGAGRNNGDLCARGFFGFHATSHADRLTQPLIRRDGALVPATWEDALEYVAEQTIRLKQAHGPDAFGGLISSRCTNEDLYVFQKFMRQVLGSNRLDSSARYGHLNGVQALRRVQGTHRWTIAFEDIVAANAVLLVGTNLNETSPITGLKVKEAVKKKQAELVTIETLQPAIDKQSNITNLAAHHFTTHPNGFVHAIVALLKAVMDANLVDQDVAQQSAAYVTAITTALQAQPWERLEAATGRTKADWTAAAQALARAPRLVVLAGPGVLRHAGGSGMIASLLDLLILLGKLNKPGCGVGPLAEENNDQGAVEMGAVAEFLPGPAPLNDQAARERIAGVWREELPRHAGASLTELLAAAGKGQLKALFVVGENPVGTLPAQAQAREALAKLDLLVCQELFLTDTAAMAHVVLPAAAYVEKDGTFTNSEGHVQAVRQAVNPVGDSRPDWEILSALSVLMGAPIEYGDAREILKEIRSLIPGYGLLGPTPMPPKIDQTVLGQYLKEGFAEDLSERYNPAPPAPAASGTLTMYFGQTLFHSGKLSTRSKGLLQMQQDSFVTLNSADATRLGLAESDRVKISNSRGAVTTVVKIRDRVPQGVVWFPEHFDGEAKQLAEWAIDPRTQIPYFKLAQVTLAKVS from the coding sequence ATGCCTGATTCGACACAAAACGTACGCCTGACCATCGACGGAGTGCCGGTAACGGTTCCGAAGGGAACGCTCGTCATCGAGGCGGCCCGCCGCGTCGGCGTCATGATTCCGCATTTCTGCTACCACCCCAAGCTGAAGCCGGACGCCAACTGCCGGATGTGCTTGGTGGAAGTGGAGAAGATGCCGAAACTCCAGACCGCCTGCAGCACCCCCGTGGCGGAAGGCATGGCCGTGCGCACCGCGACGACCGTCGTCAACGATGCCCACAAGTCGGTCTTGGAATTCATTCTGGCAAACCATCCGCTCGATTGTCCGGTCTGCGACCAAGGCGGCCGCTGCGACCTGCAGGATTTCTCCCACGAGTACACGCCGACCACCAGTCGCTTTATCGAGACCAAGCGCATCTTCCAGAAGGAATACTTCAGTCCGCTGATCGAAACGCAGATGAACCGCTGCGTCCAATGCCTGCGCTGCGTGCGCTATTGCGACGAGGTCATGGACGTGAAGGCCCTGGCCCCAGTCGGGCGAGGCACCATGACCGAGATCAAACATTTCGGTCCTCACGAATTGGACTGCGAGTTCTGCGGCGGTTGCGTGCAGATTTGCCCGGTCGGGGCGATCACCAGCCGGTTGTCGATGTATGAATTCCGCCCCTGGATGCTCAAGCGGGCCGATACGATTTGTACCTTCTGCGGGGACGGGTGTCGGATCACGGTCCAGACCAAGAACAACCAACTGATCGAGGTGAACTCCTCGCACGGAGCCGGCCGTAACAACGGCGATCTTTGCGCCCGCGGCTTTTTCGGCTTCCATGCCACGAGTCACGCCGATCGCCTGACCCAACCCCTTATCAGACGCGACGGTGCCCTGGTCCCGGCCACCTGGGAAGACGCCCTGGAATATGTCGCGGAACAGACGATCCGCCTCAAACAGGCCCACGGCCCGGACGCCTTCGGTGGTCTCATTTCATCCCGCTGCACCAACGAAGACCTCTATGTCTTTCAGAAGTTTATGCGTCAGGTGTTGGGCAGCAATCGCCTCGACAGCAGCGCCCGTTATGGGCATCTCAACGGCGTGCAGGCACTTCGACGGGTTCAGGGTACGCACCGCTGGACGATCGCCTTCGAGGACATCGTCGCAGCCAATGCCGTCCTGCTGGTCGGCACGAACCTCAACGAGACCAGCCCGATTACCGGGTTGAAGGTGAAAGAGGCCGTGAAGAAGAAGCAGGCGGAGTTGGTGACCATCGAGACGCTTCAGCCGGCGATCGATAAGCAGAGCAATATCACCAATCTGGCCGCGCACCACTTTACGACCCATCCCAACGGATTCGTTCACGCGATTGTTGCCCTGCTCAAGGCTGTGATGGACGCCAACCTCGTGGATCAGGACGTGGCTCAGCAGTCTGCCGCCTACGTGACGGCCATCACGACCGCTTTGCAGGCTCAGCCATGGGAACGATTGGAAGCTGCCACAGGCCGGACGAAGGCAGACTGGACGGCGGCAGCCCAAGCCCTTGCCCGCGCCCCCCGGCTCGTCGTCCTGGCAGGCCCCGGGGTGCTGCGTCACGCAGGCGGCAGCGGCATGATCGCCAGTTTATTGGACCTGCTCATTCTTCTCGGCAAGCTGAACAAGCCGGGCTGCGGAGTGGGACCGTTGGCGGAAGAAAACAACGATCAAGGCGCAGTCGAGATGGGTGCGGTAGCGGAGTTCCTCCCAGGCCCGGCCCCGCTCAACGATCAGGCCGCGCGTGAACGGATCGCTGGAGTCTGGCGTGAAGAGTTGCCGCGTCATGCAGGCGCGTCACTCACCGAACTGCTGGCTGCAGCGGGCAAGGGGCAACTGAAGGCCCTGTTCGTAGTCGGCGAGAATCCGGTCGGCACGCTGCCGGCGCAGGCCCAAGCGCGCGAAGCCTTGGCCAAGCTCGATTTGCTCGTCTGTCAGGAATTGTTCCTCACGGACACCGCGGCCATGGCCCATGTAGTGTTGCCGGCCGCCGCGTATGTGGAAAAGGACGGCACGTTCACGAATTCCGAGGGGCACGTTCAGGCGGTGCGCCAGGCCGTCAACCCGGTCGGCGACAGCCGCCCGGATTGGGAAATCCTCTCGGCCCTCTCGGTACTGATGGGCGCCCCGATCGAGTACGGCGATGCGCGGGAGATTCTCAAGGAAATCCGCAGCCTGATTCCCGGCTATGGCCTGCTTGGCCCGACACCGATGCCGCCGAAGATCGACCAGACAGTCCTCGGCCAGTATCTGAAGGAAGGGTTTGCCGAAGATCTATCCGAACGGTACAACCCGGCCCCGCCTGCGCCCGCGGCGTCCGGCACCCTCACGATGTACTTCGGACAGACCCTCTTCCACTCCGGCAAACTGTCCACGCGCTCGAAGGGGCTGCTGCAGATGCAACAGGACTCGTTTGTGACCCTCAACTCGGCCGACGCAACCCGCCTTGGTCTAGCCGAGTCGGACCGGGTCAAGATTTCCAACAGCCGCGGCGCCGTGACCACCGTGGTCAAGATCCGCGACCGGGTTCCCCAGGGGGTGGTCTGGTTCCCGGAGCATTTCGACGGGGAAGCCAAACAATTGGCGGAATGGGCGATTGATCCCCGGACTCAAATCCCCTATTTTAAGCTCGCGCAGGTGACCCTCGCGAAGGTCTCGTAG
- the nuoF gene encoding NADH-quinone oxidoreductase subunit NuoF, with protein sequence MPNYEPVLLKNMLQPGYGGSLADYEQAGGYQAIRKALGKISPADVTATVMKSGLRGRGGAGFPTGVKWGFLPKDYQGPKYLCCNADESEPGTFKDRQLIERDPHQLIEGILIACYAIGAASSYIYIRGEFTLGAKVLEKAIAEARAAGYVGKNIFGTGTTIDVWVHRGAGAYICGEETALLESLEGKRGLPRVKPPFPATHGLYNKPTVVNNVETLANLPHIMTRGPEWFASIGSPPKSTGTRVFCVSGHVQRPGNYEVPMGITFRELIYEHAGGMRGNKKLKAFIPGGASAPFLTADSLDVKMDFESVAQAGSMLGSGGVTVMEEGTNMVWAALRLMEFFYHESCGKCSPCREGSSWLVQTLRRIMNNRGQMSDLDNLTDLCKNIAGRTVCAFGDAEVSPIMSTLKHWRHEYEELIRAAESANLLRPEPVGGRK encoded by the coding sequence ATGCCTAATTACGAACCAGTTCTGTTGAAGAACATGCTGCAGCCAGGGTATGGCGGCTCGCTCGCCGACTATGAACAGGCCGGCGGTTACCAAGCGATCCGCAAAGCCCTGGGGAAAATCTCCCCGGCCGACGTGACGGCCACCGTGATGAAGTCGGGCCTCCGCGGACGCGGCGGGGCGGGATTCCCAACCGGCGTGAAGTGGGGCTTCTTGCCCAAGGACTATCAGGGGCCCAAGTATCTCTGCTGCAATGCCGACGAGAGCGAACCGGGCACCTTCAAAGATCGTCAGTTGATCGAACGCGATCCGCATCAGTTGATCGAAGGCATCTTGATCGCCTGTTACGCGATCGGCGCAGCCAGCTCCTACATTTATATTCGAGGTGAGTTCACGCTCGGAGCGAAGGTTCTGGAGAAGGCCATTGCCGAGGCACGAGCCGCCGGCTATGTGGGCAAAAACATTTTCGGGACCGGCACGACGATCGATGTCTGGGTTCACCGCGGGGCCGGCGCATACATCTGCGGAGAAGAAACCGCGTTGCTCGAGTCGCTCGAAGGCAAACGCGGCCTGCCGCGCGTGAAGCCGCCGTTCCCGGCGACCCACGGCCTGTACAACAAGCCGACGGTCGTCAACAACGTCGAAACGCTGGCCAACCTGCCGCATATCATGACGCGCGGACCTGAATGGTTTGCGTCAATCGGCTCCCCGCCCAAAAGCACCGGAACCCGAGTCTTCTGCGTCAGCGGCCATGTCCAGCGACCGGGCAACTATGAAGTCCCCATGGGTATTACCTTCCGCGAGCTCATCTACGAACACGCGGGGGGCATGCGAGGCAATAAAAAGCTGAAGGCTTTCATTCCCGGCGGCGCATCGGCGCCGTTCCTGACCGCCGACTCTCTTGACGTGAAAATGGACTTTGAATCGGTGGCCCAGGCGGGATCGATGTTGGGGTCGGGCGGCGTGACGGTGATGGAAGAAGGCACCAATATGGTATGGGCCGCCTTGCGGCTGATGGAATTTTTTTACCACGAGTCCTGCGGCAAGTGCAGTCCCTGCCGAGAGGGCAGTTCGTGGCTGGTCCAAACGCTCCGACGGATCATGAACAACCGCGGCCAGATGTCGGACCTCGATAACCTGACCGACCTTTGCAAGAACATCGCGGGGCGCACGGTCTGCGCGTTCGGCGACGCCGAAGTGTCGCCGATCATGAGCACGTTGAAGCATTGGCGGCACGAGTACGAGGAATTGATCCGCGCCGCCGAATCGGCGAATCTCCTGCGGCCGGAACCGGTAGGCGGAAGAAAGTAG
- the nuoE gene encoding NADH-quinone oxidoreductase subunit NuoE: protein MLREQHRAEIDEILSRYPVKRSALLPLLYLAQREEGYITEAAMREIAGILRLTPPQVYETVTFYTMLNLKPVGKFHIQVCKSLMCALVGSDTLIGWLGQKLGIKPGETTADRLFTLSAVECLAACGTGPMMQINDDYYEQLTEEKVDRILADLRQTGTSSLKTGPFMWPEPNRANG from the coding sequence ATGTTGAGGGAACAGCATCGGGCTGAAATCGACGAGATTCTGAGCCGCTATCCGGTGAAGCGGTCGGCGCTGCTGCCGCTCCTCTACCTGGCGCAGCGCGAGGAAGGATACATAACGGAAGCGGCCATGCGAGAAATCGCCGGCATCCTGCGCCTGACCCCGCCGCAGGTGTACGAGACGGTCACGTTCTATACGATGCTGAACCTGAAGCCGGTGGGGAAATTCCACATTCAGGTCTGCAAGTCGCTCATGTGCGCACTGGTGGGCTCGGATACCCTGATCGGCTGGTTGGGGCAAAAATTGGGGATCAAGCCAGGTGAGACCACTGCGGACAGGCTCTTTACGTTGAGTGCCGTGGAATGTTTGGCCGCCTGCGGCACCGGGCCGATGATGCAGATCAACGACGATTACTACGAGCAACTGACGGAAGAAAAAGTCGATCGGATTCTGGCGGACTTGAGACAAACGGGCACGTCCTCGCTCAAGACCGGCCCATTTATGTGGCCTGAACCCAACAGAGCCAATGGCTAA